Part of the Pyramidobacter piscolens W5455 genome is shown below.
ATCGCCAGCACGAGGCCGCGCTGGTCGGTAGCCGCCGCGTAGTCAATGCCCTGCGCGCTCATGCCGCCACCTCCTGCCGGGAAAAGGGTACAAAAAAACGACCACAAGACCCCGCGCCGCTATGCAGCTGGAGTTGTGCTCGCACTGTAGGTGATACTATAGATTTTCCCTGCTCAAACTCTACGGCGGCACAGCCCCGACCAAAGTTGGCAAGCGCTGGACGCCTAAAGCTATGTCTGTGACAGTCTCCTTCCCCTTGTCCTCCATCCCCATCGTCTGAACCGCCGCCGTCGTCGCCGGAGTCTGCACCCTGCTCGACATGGGCACGCACAGCCTCTCTGCGCACACGCACGCGAACCGGCGTAAAGCGCCGCAGCTGTGCGCGCGCAGCCTTCACAGCAGACCGCAGGAACGGCATCGGATCGGCCGCGGCGTCAAGGCCCGCCACGTCTTTGAACACGGGGGCGCTCCGCGAGGGAAGGACTAAGACGCGGCTCACGCGAGCGCTTACAGCCCTCCTGAACTCAACGTTATTTTGGAGTTGCATTTTCAACCTTTTTACGCTATAATTATTCATATAAAAAACAACCTTCCTTCTAATTGACCGCCATCAGGCCCGTGCCTGAGCGGTCTTTTTTTTGTCCTCACGCCATCATCAACGGCGCGCCCCGGTCGTCGGCGATCATAGCACGCGGTACACCGATGCACGCAGATACGCCCACCAATTCGTCATTGGTCAAGTAGCGACTCCTATCCCCCCTCTCAAAATTCCTGTACCGTGCCGCGTCAATGCCCGTCTGCTCCGAGACCGCCTTCACCGAAATATCACGCCGCATACGTTCGAACTTTGCCACTGTCAACATTTTTCACTCACCTCTCTTTCGTACTTTTATACCATATATAGAGCAATTGCGCAAGAGTTTTCCACTAAATAAGGCACTCCATAAACCTTCCTTTTTGTGGTAACATGAGTAATCATACGGATCAAGGAGGTGAGTAATGGATAGTCAGAAAAATATAATTTTTATTAAATGTAGAGACTCAAGGCGCAACACAGGAATGTTTACAACTTGAAATACACGTTCGGCTTCCCAGCAGCAACTGATTCATACAAAAAAGCGCCGGAACGCAGTCCATGAACAACATACATGGAAACGTTCCGACGCTTTGAAATCACTGCATGGCGGAGGGAAGAGGATTTGAACCCCCGAGGGGCGTGAACCCCTGGCTGATTTCGAGTCAGCTGCCTTCGACCACTCGGCCATCCCTCCGCAGACGAAGGGTATTATAGCACAACCCGAAGAGCTTGCCTAGTTGTTTCTGCCGTCGAGGAGCCGACCGAACGAGCGATTTTTCTCCCGGCATTCCCGAAAAAAATCCTGAAGGAGCGCGCGGCATTCCTGTTCCATTACGCCGGGGACGACCTGCAGACGATGAAAAAGACGCGTGTCGCGCGTTAAATCGTAGAGGGTGCCGCAGGCGCCGGCTTTCGGATCGGTACAGCCATAGACGAGGCGCGAAACGCGCGCTTGAACGAGCGCCCCGGCGCACATGGGGCAGGGTTCAAGCGTCACGTAGAGGGAACAGCCGTTCAGGTTCCAAACGCCCAGATTTCGGGCGGCCTCACGCAAGGCGACCACTTCGGCGTGCGCGGTGGGGTCATGTTCAATCCGGCGCCGATTGCGTCCCCTGCCGATGATCTCTCCGCAAGGATCGACCACGAGCGCGCCCACGGGGATGTCGCCTTCGCGCGCCGCCTGGAGCCCCAGTTCGAGGGCAAGGTTCATGTACTCTTGATCGCTTGTGAGCATGAAAAGCCTCCGTTCGCAAAATACAAAACAGGGGAGCTTCTCACGAAGCTCCCCTGGCTCTTCTCCAAAATGGCGCGCCATGCAGGATTCGAACCCACGACCTCCTGGTCCGTAGCCAGACGCTCTATCCAGCTGAGCTAATGGCGCGCAAAAAAACACCGCACGACTGAGGAGCCAAACGAAAAACTGGCGCGCCATGCAGGATTCGAACCCACGACCTTCTGGTCCGTAGCCAGACGCTCTATCCAGCTGGGCTAATGGCGCGCATCGTTATTTTTAAGATGGCGGAGAGAGAGGGATTTGAACCCTCGAACCCGAAACCGGGTTACACACTTAGCAGGCGTGCGCCTTCGGCCACTCGGCCATCTCTCCGTCCTCAATCGAACAGGTCACATTCTAACGCGGCGGCTCACTCCTGTCAAGCGGGAAATCGCCCTCGTGCCGGAAAATGCAAACTGAAGAAACTCCTTTTTTCCACGGCTCAATCCGACCCGGCGCAAGCCGCCGCGGATGGCTCCGTTTTCCGTTTTCTGCGGCAGGAGCGACTTTTGGCGGCGCTCTCCTTTTTCGCTTCGCGGCCTTCCAGCCCTTCGAACCTGACGTCCGCCCTCCGGTACAGGCGGCACCCCTGCGCGCGCAGGATCTTCCACAGCTGCGCCAGCACAGGCAGCGAAATGTTGTCGGCGACGCGCAGATTCGACAAATACGCTTGCCAAAGGCACTCGCGATGGCGGTCCATAAACTTGTCGACCGCCTCGGGAACGCTGCCTGCGAAACGCACTTCGACGCAGATTTGCTTCCTTGCGTGCCACAGGTGGATTATCGCGGCTTTTTCGTCGCCCGCCTCGAAAACCGGAAGGCTGTTGTAATCGACAACGCGACTGGACGTCTTTTTCGCCGTCCCCTTTGTGCTCTTCCGGGGCGGCTTCTTGGGATCGTTCTTATGGGCGAAATCGTGCAGCACCTGTATCCTTTCGGCGTCGGGCAATCTCTGCGCCGCGTCGTGAAGGATCTGGTACAGCCGGGCGGTCGTGCGGCAGTCGGCCTCGGCCCGATGAAAAGTCTGCGCGTCGATCACAAAATGCTCCGCCAGCGCCTTCAAATTGTAATGTCCGGTCCCCAGCGCCGGAAAGAGCGCTTGAGCCCAGTAGAAAGTATCTACGTACAAGTTTTCAAGCCGGGCGTGATAAAGCTCCTGACAAAAGTGGTCGATAATGGGAAGATCGTTTTCCGCCACCGCATGCCCGACGATCACGCTGTCGCCGATGAAATCGCGAAGCGAACCGATCACTTCACGGGGAAGCGGCGCACGGCGCACCATGTCGGTGGTAATGCCGGTCAGATCGGAGACGTAACGAGACACCCTCGCCACCCGCGGGCGCACAAGAGAGCTGTACGCGTCAAGGCACTGTCCGTCAGGAGCGAAGCGGACCGCGGAAATTTCGATCGGACAAAAACGGGCGTAGCCCTGGGATTCGACGTCGAGCACCACGTAACCTTTCTCCGCCGGAAGAAAAATATCCGCTTCTCTGTTCATTTTCGCTCCCCCTCCCCGCTCACAATTTATTATTCTATAACTGAAACGCCGTTCTGTGAACCGTTGAATGCGAGATTGCAGCCAACTTCAGAACGATCTTATACCGGACCTTGTTAAAAGGGAAATGACCGAGGATGA
Proteins encoded:
- a CDS encoding PolC-type DNA polymerase III produces the protein MNREADIFLPAEKGYVVLDVESQGYARFCPIEISAVRFAPDGQCLDAYSSLVRPRVARVSRYVSDLTGITTDMVRRAPLPREVIGSLRDFIGDSVIVGHAVAENDLPIIDHFCQELYHARLENLYVDTFYWAQALFPALGTGHYNLKALAEHFVIDAQTFHRAEADCRTTARLYQILHDAAQRLPDAERIQVLHDFAHKNDPKKPPRKSTKGTAKKTSSRVVDYNSLPVFEAGDEKAAIIHLWHARKQICVEVRFAGSVPEAVDKFMDRHRECLWQAYLSNLRVADNISLPVLAQLWKILRAQGCRLYRRADVRFEGLEGREAKKESAAKSRSCRRKRKTEPSAAACAGSD
- the tadA gene encoding tRNA adenosine(34) deaminase TadA, which codes for MLTSDQEYMNLALELGLQAAREGDIPVGALVVDPCGEIIGRGRNRRRIEHDPTAHAEVVALREAARNLGVWNLNGCSLYVTLEPCPMCAGALVQARVSRLVYGCTDPKAGACGTLYDLTRDTRLFHRLQVVPGVMEQECRALLQDFFRECREKNRSFGRLLDGRNN